A portion of the Tachysurus fulvidraco isolate hzauxx_2018 chromosome 8, HZAU_PFXX_2.0, whole genome shotgun sequence genome contains these proteins:
- the LOC113652133 gene encoding legumain-like isoform X3 has product MAASKSKHWVLLAAGSTGWENYRHQANVCHAYQVMHQNGIPEEQIVVMMYDDIADHEKNPDKGKIINAPNGPDVYTGVPKDYTGEDVTADNFLAVLRGDSSAVKKTGAKKVIQSGRNDTVFIYLSDHGGQGSFSFPNSTEHGAVPKPGNYATRQDALNVLYADDLINTLTAMSKAGKFSKMVIYIEACHSGSMVEKLDELKDSNVYAVSSCSPDGLSYACYSDERLKTSLSSYFTAHWLQHTEKVKLNTTSFGDQFSHLKKNVTESKSQKEKTQTPCNYGDMNIRHLMLSEFLGESRNSSQTLDRKCDDLIQEQPAGCVVA; this is encoded by the exons ATGGCAGCAAGCAAAAGCAAACACTGGGTTCTCCTGGCAGCGGGTTCTACAGGTTGGGAAAACTACAGGCATCAG GCCAATGTGTGTCACGCTTACCAAGTCATGCACCAGAATGGGATTCCAGAAGAACAGATTGTAGTGATGATGTATGACGACATCGCTGATCATGAAAA AAACCCTGATAAGGGTAAAATCATTAATGCACCAAATGGACCAGATGTTTACACTGGAGTTCCAAAGGACTACACTGGAGAG GATGTTACAGCTGACAACTTCCTTGCTGTACTGCGTGGAGATTCATCTGCTGTGAAGAAAACAGGAGCAAAAAAAGTCATACAAAG TGGCAGAAATGATACTGTGTTCATCTACCTATCAGACCATGGAGGTCAGGGTTCCTTTAGCTTTCCAAATTCCACA gagcatggtgctgttcccaaaccaggAAATTATGCAACccgtcaggacgctctcaatgTG CTTTATGCAGATGACCTCATTAATACATTGACAGCAATGTCAAAGGCAGGCAAATTTTCAAAG ATGGTGATTTATATAGAAGCATGTCATTCTGGATCAATGGTGGAGAAGCTGGATGAGCTGAAGGACAGCAACG TGTATGCAGTTTCTTCATGCAGTCCTGATGGACTCAGCTATGCTTGTTACTCTGATGAAAGATTAAAGActtctctttcttcttattTCACTGCTCACTGGCTACAACACACCGAGAAA GTAAAACTCAACACAACTTCATTTGGAGATCAGTTTTCTCATCTGAAGAAAAATGTCACTGAATCTAAGAgtcaaaaggaaaaaacacagacaccatGTAACTACGGTGACATG aACATACGCCATTTAATGTTGAGTGAATTTCTTGGTGAATCACGCAACTCATCCCAGACCCTGGACAGAAAATGTGATGATCTTATACAA GAGCAGCCTGCAGGATGTGTTGTGGCCTGA
- the LOC113652133 gene encoding legumain-like isoform X1 encodes MAASKSKHWVLLAAGSTGWENYRHQANVCHAYQVMHQNGIPEEQIVVMMYDDIADHEKNPDKGKIINAPNGPDVYTGVPKDYTGEDVTADNFLAVLRGDSSAVKKTGAKKVIQSGRNDTVFIYLSDHGGQGSFSFPNSTEHGAVPKPGNYATRQDALNVLYADDLINTLTAMSKAGKFSKMVIYIEACHSGSMVEKLDELKDSNVYAVSSCSPDGLSYACYSDERLKTSLSSYFTAHWLQHTEKVKLNTTSFGDQFSHLKKNVTESKSQKEKTQTPCNYGDMNIRHLMLSEFLGESRNSSQTLDRKCDDLIQEIQEQPAGCVVA; translated from the exons ATGGCAGCAAGCAAAAGCAAACACTGGGTTCTCCTGGCAGCGGGTTCTACAGGTTGGGAAAACTACAGGCATCAG GCCAATGTGTGTCACGCTTACCAAGTCATGCACCAGAATGGGATTCCAGAAGAACAGATTGTAGTGATGATGTATGACGACATCGCTGATCATGAAAA AAACCCTGATAAGGGTAAAATCATTAATGCACCAAATGGACCAGATGTTTACACTGGAGTTCCAAAGGACTACACTGGAGAG GATGTTACAGCTGACAACTTCCTTGCTGTACTGCGTGGAGATTCATCTGCTGTGAAGAAAACAGGAGCAAAAAAAGTCATACAAAG TGGCAGAAATGATACTGTGTTCATCTACCTATCAGACCATGGAGGTCAGGGTTCCTTTAGCTTTCCAAATTCCACA gagcatggtgctgttcccaaaccaggAAATTATGCAACccgtcaggacgctctcaatgTG CTTTATGCAGATGACCTCATTAATACATTGACAGCAATGTCAAAGGCAGGCAAATTTTCAAAG ATGGTGATTTATATAGAAGCATGTCATTCTGGATCAATGGTGGAGAAGCTGGATGAGCTGAAGGACAGCAACG TGTATGCAGTTTCTTCATGCAGTCCTGATGGACTCAGCTATGCTTGTTACTCTGATGAAAGATTAAAGActtctctttcttcttattTCACTGCTCACTGGCTACAACACACCGAGAAA GTAAAACTCAACACAACTTCATTTGGAGATCAGTTTTCTCATCTGAAGAAAAATGTCACTGAATCTAAGAgtcaaaaggaaaaaacacagacaccatGTAACTACGGTGACATG aACATACGCCATTTAATGTTGAGTGAATTTCTTGGTGAATCACGCAACTCATCCCAGACCCTGGACAGAAAATGTGATGATCTTATACAA GAGATTCAGGAGCAGCCTGCAGGATGTGTTGTGGCCTGA
- the LOC113652133 gene encoding legumain-like isoform X4, producing MAASKSKHWVLLAAGSTGWENYRHQANVCHAYQVMHQNGIPEEQIVVMMYDDIADHEKNPDKGKIINAPNGPDVYTGVPKDYTGEDVTADNFLAVLRGDSSAVKKTGAKKVIQSGRNDTVFIYLSDHGGQGSFSFPNSTLYADDLINTLTAMSKAGKFSKMVIYIEACHSGSMVEKLDELKDSNVYAVSSCSPDGLSYACYSDERLKTSLSSYFTAHWLQHTEKVKLNTTSFGDQFSHLKKNVTESKSQKEKTQTPCNYGDMNIRHLMLSEFLGESRNSSQTLDRKCDDLIQEIQEQPAGCVVA from the exons ATGGCAGCAAGCAAAAGCAAACACTGGGTTCTCCTGGCAGCGGGTTCTACAGGTTGGGAAAACTACAGGCATCAG GCCAATGTGTGTCACGCTTACCAAGTCATGCACCAGAATGGGATTCCAGAAGAACAGATTGTAGTGATGATGTATGACGACATCGCTGATCATGAAAA AAACCCTGATAAGGGTAAAATCATTAATGCACCAAATGGACCAGATGTTTACACTGGAGTTCCAAAGGACTACACTGGAGAG GATGTTACAGCTGACAACTTCCTTGCTGTACTGCGTGGAGATTCATCTGCTGTGAAGAAAACAGGAGCAAAAAAAGTCATACAAAG TGGCAGAAATGATACTGTGTTCATCTACCTATCAGACCATGGAGGTCAGGGTTCCTTTAGCTTTCCAAATTCCACA CTTTATGCAGATGACCTCATTAATACATTGACAGCAATGTCAAAGGCAGGCAAATTTTCAAAG ATGGTGATTTATATAGAAGCATGTCATTCTGGATCAATGGTGGAGAAGCTGGATGAGCTGAAGGACAGCAACG TGTATGCAGTTTCTTCATGCAGTCCTGATGGACTCAGCTATGCTTGTTACTCTGATGAAAGATTAAAGActtctctttcttcttattTCACTGCTCACTGGCTACAACACACCGAGAAA GTAAAACTCAACACAACTTCATTTGGAGATCAGTTTTCTCATCTGAAGAAAAATGTCACTGAATCTAAGAgtcaaaaggaaaaaacacagacaccatGTAACTACGGTGACATG aACATACGCCATTTAATGTTGAGTGAATTTCTTGGTGAATCACGCAACTCATCCCAGACCCTGGACAGAAAATGTGATGATCTTATACAA GAGATTCAGGAGCAGCCTGCAGGATGTGTTGTGGCCTGA
- the LOC113652133 gene encoding legumain-like isoform X2: protein MGVLSKHWVLLAAGSSGWEDYRHQANVCHAYQVMHQNGIPEEQIVVMMYDDIADHEKNPDKGKIINAPNGPDVYTGVPKDYTGEDVTADNFLAVLRGDSSAVKKTGAKKVIQSGRNDTVFIYLSDHGGQGSFSFPNSTEHGAVPKPGNYATRQDALNVLYADDLINTLTAMSKAGKFSKMVIYIEACHSGSMVEKLDELKDSNVYAVSSCSPDGLSYACYSDERLKTSLSSYFTAHWLQHTEKVKLNTTSFGDQFSHLKKNVTESKSQKEKTQTPCNYGDMNIRHLMLSEFLGESRNSSQTLDRKCDDLIQEIQEQPAGCVVA from the exons ATGGGAGTTCTCAGTAAACACTGGGTTCTCCTGGCAGCGGGTTCTTCAGGTTGGGAAGACTACAGACATCAG GCCAATGTGTGTCACGCTTACCAAGTCATGCACCAGAATGGGATTCCAGAAGAACAGATTGTAGTGATGATGTATGACGACATCGCTGATCATGAAAA AAACCCTGATAAGGGTAAAATCATTAATGCACCAAATGGACCAGATGTTTACACTGGAGTTCCAAAGGACTACACTGGAGAG GATGTTACAGCTGACAACTTCCTTGCTGTACTGCGTGGAGATTCATCTGCTGTGAAGAAAACAGGAGCAAAAAAAGTCATACAAAG TGGCAGAAATGATACTGTGTTCATCTACCTATCAGACCATGGAGGTCAGGGTTCCTTTAGCTTTCCAAATTCCACA gagcatggtgctgttcccaaaccaggAAATTATGCAACccgtcaggacgctctcaatgTG CTTTATGCAGATGACCTCATTAATACATTGACAGCAATGTCAAAGGCAGGCAAATTTTCAAAG ATGGTGATTTATATAGAAGCATGTCATTCTGGATCAATGGTGGAGAAGCTGGATGAGCTGAAGGACAGCAACG TGTATGCAGTTTCTTCATGCAGTCCTGATGGACTCAGCTATGCTTGTTACTCTGATGAAAGATTAAAGActtctctttcttcttattTCACTGCTCACTGGCTACAACACACCGAGAAA GTAAAACTCAACACAACTTCATTTGGAGATCAGTTTTCTCATCTGAAGAAAAATGTCACTGAATCTAAGAgtcaaaaggaaaaaacacagacaccatGTAACTACGGTGACATG aACATACGCCATTTAATGTTGAGTGAATTTCTTGGTGAATCACGCAACTCATCCCAGACCCTGGACAGAAAATGTGATGATCTTATACAA GAGATTCAGGAGCAGCCTGCAGGATGTGTTGTGGCCTGA